One window of the Streptococcus parasanguinis ATCC 15912 genome contains the following:
- the coaD gene encoding pantetheine-phosphate adenylyltransferase, translating to MSDRSGLFTGSFDPITIGHVQLIERASRLFDRVYVGIFYNPEKVGLFSIEQRVRMVEGALAHLENVEIVTSTQELAVTVARNLGVITLIRGLRNAQDLVYEANMDYFNHQLAPELETVYLYAQPPYQAISSTRIRELLAFQQDISPYVPNSVMEEIKDDTSE from the coding sequence ATGTCAGATAGAAGTGGATTGTTTACAGGATCGTTTGATCCGATTACCATTGGGCATGTGCAATTGATCGAGCGAGCTAGTCGCTTGTTTGACCGTGTCTATGTCGGAATTTTTTATAATCCGGAAAAAGTCGGACTTTTTTCTATTGAGCAGCGCGTGCGCATGGTAGAAGGGGCCTTGGCTCATTTGGAAAATGTTGAAATTGTGACGTCAACTCAAGAGTTGGCTGTGACAGTGGCGCGCAATCTTGGGGTCATCACCTTGATCCGAGGCTTGCGCAATGCACAGGATCTGGTATACGAAGCCAATATGGATTATTTTAATCACCAGTTGGCGCCTGAATTGGAGACGGTTTATCTCTACGCCCAGCCTCCTTACCAGGCCATTAGTTCAACGCGTATTCGAGAGTTGCTGGCTTTTCAGCAGGATATCTCACCTTATGTACCAAATAGTGTAATGGAGGAAATCAAAGATGACACAAGCGAATAA
- a CDS encoding SepM family pheromone-processing serine protease — protein MTQANKPSLPTKKKKGRLKEYRWPIAGVLFLLLLLSAFVIRLPYYIEMPGTAEDIRSVMTVDGKMDTKSGSYDFVTVAVKEATPADLIYAWATPFTDIYSAKDMTGGSSSQEFTRINQFYMETSQNMAIYQGLKTAGKETQMDFLGVYVMQVADDSTFKGILNIADTVTGVNGKTFKSSKELIDYVGSQKIGDPVSVTYIEDGQTKTADGKIIKLSNGKNGIGISLIDRTEAKGDVPVQFATQGIGGPSAGMMFSLAIYTQVADPDLRQGRHIAGTGTINQDGTVGDIGGIDKKVVAADKEGAEIFFAPNNPVSKEEKKANPKAKSNYETAKEAAKQIHSKMKIVPVKTLQDAIDYLKKK, from the coding sequence ATGACACAAGCGAATAAACCAAGCTTGCCTACAAAAAAGAAAAAAGGACGATTGAAAGAATACCGATGGCCGATTGCAGGCGTTCTTTTCTTGCTCCTTTTGCTCTCTGCTTTTGTGATTCGCCTTCCCTATTATATTGAGATGCCAGGAACGGCAGAAGATATTCGATCGGTCATGACAGTGGATGGAAAAATGGATACCAAGTCAGGATCCTATGACTTTGTAACCGTAGCAGTGAAAGAAGCGACCCCGGCTGATTTGATCTATGCTTGGGCGACACCTTTTACAGATATCTACTCTGCCAAGGATATGACAGGTGGTAGTTCGAGCCAAGAATTTACGCGGATTAACCAATTCTATATGGAAACCTCGCAAAATATGGCCATCTACCAAGGGCTAAAGACAGCTGGAAAAGAAACCCAGATGGACTTTCTAGGTGTTTATGTCATGCAAGTAGCAGATGACTCGACCTTTAAGGGAATCTTGAACATTGCGGATACCGTCACCGGTGTGAATGGGAAGACCTTTAAGAGTTCCAAAGAATTGATTGATTATGTTGGTTCTCAAAAAATTGGCGACCCCGTTTCGGTGACCTATATCGAGGATGGACAAACCAAGACAGCAGATGGGAAGATCATCAAATTGTCCAACGGGAAAAACGGAATCGGAATTAGCCTGATCGACCGGACTGAAGCCAAAGGCGATGTTCCTGTCCAATTTGCGACTCAAGGGATTGGTGGCCCAAGTGCCGGCATGATGTTTAGCCTAGCCATCTACACTCAAGTAGCTGATCCAGATCTTCGTCAGGGACGCCATATTGCAGGGACAGGAACCATTAACCAAGATGGGACGGTTGGCGATATCGGTGGGATTGACAAGAAAGTCGTCGCAGCCGATAAAGAAGGAGCAGAAATTTTCTTTGCCCCTAATAATCCAGTTTCCAAAGAAGAAAAGAAAGCCAATCCCAAGGCCAAATCAAACTATGAAACCGCTAAAGAAGCAGCGAAACAAATTCATTCGAAGATGAAAATCGTTCCCGTCAAAACACTTCAAGACGCCATTGATTATTTGAAGAAGAAGTAG
- the ccdA2 gene encoding thiol-disulfide oxidoreductase-associated membrane protein CcdA2, whose product MIQTSLFSISVFLAGVLSFFSPCILPLMPVYVGILLDSERVKTVRIFGRDISWYGLVKTLCFIAGLSTVFLILGYGAGALGQVLYAPWFRYLLGGIVILLGIHQMDVINLRQLQKQKTIQLKKNRERNEFFNAFLIGVTFSFGWTPCVGPVLSSVLAIAASGGDGALQGVFLMLVYTLGLALPFLLLALASSWVLQHFAKLKPHMGTLKKIGGALIILMGILLMLGNLNSLASLFH is encoded by the coding sequence ATGATTCAAACCAGTTTGTTTTCCATTTCAGTATTCTTAGCGGGAGTTCTATCCTTTTTCTCCCCATGTATTTTGCCACTGATGCCAGTCTATGTAGGGATTCTATTGGATTCTGAACGCGTGAAGACGGTTCGAATTTTTGGAAGAGACATTTCTTGGTATGGCTTGGTGAAGACTCTTTGTTTTATCGCAGGTCTATCAACTGTTTTCCTAATTCTAGGATATGGTGCAGGGGCCCTTGGCCAGGTGCTTTATGCTCCATGGTTTCGCTATCTGCTAGGAGGGATTGTGATCTTATTAGGGATTCACCAAATGGACGTGATCAATCTGAGACAACTCCAAAAACAAAAGACCATCCAACTCAAAAAGAATCGGGAGCGCAATGAATTCTTCAATGCTTTTCTGATAGGGGTTACCTTCAGTTTTGGTTGGACCCCTTGTGTCGGACCAGTTTTGAGTTCGGTTCTAGCCATTGCCGCTTCTGGAGGAGATGGTGCTTTACAAGGTGTTTTCCTGATGCTGGTCTATACATTAGGCTTGGCTCTGCCTTTCTTGCTTTTGGCCTTAGCTTCTAGCTGGGTTCTACAACATTTTGCTAAACTCAAGCCCCATATGGGAACCTTGAAAAAAATTGGTGGTGCCCTCATCATCTTGATGGGTATCTTGCTGATGCTAGGAAATCTTAATAGCCTCGCATCTTTATTTCACTAA
- a CDS encoding redoxin family protein, which produces MKKLALIATGFVCAGLLGACSSQGMATSNKGMSQQTAKAGARQPSGKKVKEFSLQGVDGKTYRLSDYKGKKVYLKFWASWCSICLSTLEDTNELAKEEAGKDYVVLSVVAPTFNGEKSAADFKNWYQSLDYKDFPVLLDNKGDLLKEYGIRSYPSALFINSDGTLSKSHIGYMNKEDILKTLENMQ; this is translated from the coding sequence ATGAAAAAATTAGCTTTAATAGCTACAGGATTCGTATGCGCTGGACTTTTGGGGGCTTGTTCGAGTCAAGGAATGGCTACTTCCAATAAGGGCATGAGCCAACAAACAGCCAAAGCTGGGGCTAGGCAACCATCTGGCAAGAAAGTGAAGGAGTTTAGCTTGCAAGGAGTGGATGGCAAGACCTACCGCTTATCTGATTACAAGGGAAAGAAAGTTTACCTCAAATTTTGGGCTTCCTGGTGCTCTATTTGCCTGTCGACGTTAGAGGATACCAATGAGTTGGCAAAAGAAGAGGCAGGTAAGGATTACGTGGTTTTATCCGTTGTAGCTCCAACCTTTAATGGTGAAAAATCAGCAGCAGATTTCAAAAATTGGTACCAGTCTTTGGACTACAAGGATTTCCCAGTCTTACTGGATAATAAAGGAGATTTGCTCAAAGAATATGGGATTCGGTCTTATCCATCGGCACTCTTTATCAATAGTGATGGGACTTTATCGAAGAGTCATATTGGCTATATGAATAAAGAGGATATCCTCAAGACCCTAGAGAACATGCAGTAA
- the msrB gene encoding peptide-methionine (R)-S-oxide reductase MsrB, protein METKWKVGLILLIGLLSIGFFFFSKGSNGMDRSETSTEMIKKASMSQTPVAKKETKETVDPKDQREIYLAGGCFWGVEEYFSRVPGVIDAVSGYANGKGETTKYELVPQTGHAETVHITYNVKKVSLKELLLHYFRIIDPTSKNRQGNDQGTQYRTGVYYVSQEDLPTINQVFEEEAKKYDKPLVVEKEPLTNFIKAEDYHQDYLKKHPNGYCHIDVNQASYPVIDASRYSKTSDEEIKKKLSPEEYAVTQKNDTERAFSNRYWDQFDAGIYVDVVTGEPLFSSKDKFDSGCGWPSFSRPISPDVAIYKEDKSFNMTRTEVRSRVGNSHLGHVFTDGPKEKGGLRYCINSLSITFIPKAEMKEKGYGYLLDYV, encoded by the coding sequence ATGGAAACAAAATGGAAAGTAGGTTTGATTCTTCTCATTGGCTTGCTATCGATTGGTTTCTTTTTCTTTAGTAAGGGATCAAACGGAATGGATCGATCAGAAACAAGCACGGAGATGATTAAAAAAGCATCGATGAGTCAGACTCCAGTAGCCAAAAAGGAAACAAAGGAAACGGTTGATCCAAAGGATCAGCGTGAAATTTATTTGGCTGGTGGTTGCTTCTGGGGCGTAGAGGAATATTTCTCCCGTGTTCCAGGTGTGATTGATGCCGTATCAGGATACGCCAATGGAAAGGGAGAAACGACCAAGTATGAATTAGTCCCTCAAACAGGCCATGCCGAAACAGTTCACATCACCTACAATGTCAAGAAGGTGTCTCTGAAAGAATTGCTCCTGCATTATTTCCGGATTATCGACCCAACGTCGAAGAATCGTCAAGGAAATGATCAAGGAACTCAATACCGAACAGGTGTCTATTATGTCTCTCAAGAAGACCTTCCAACCATTAACCAAGTCTTTGAAGAAGAAGCAAAAAAATACGACAAACCGTTAGTAGTGGAAAAAGAGCCACTGACCAATTTCATCAAGGCTGAGGACTACCACCAGGATTATCTAAAGAAGCATCCAAATGGGTACTGCCATATCGATGTCAATCAGGCTTCTTATCCTGTTATTGATGCTAGCCGCTACTCCAAGACAAGCGATGAGGAGATCAAAAAGAAGTTATCTCCTGAAGAGTATGCGGTGACACAAAAAAATGATACCGAACGGGCCTTCTCCAATCGTTACTGGGATCAGTTTGATGCCGGTATTTATGTAGATGTCGTGACTGGTGAGCCTCTCTTCTCCTCTAAGGATAAATTTGATTCGGGTTGTGGTTGGCCAAGTTTCAGTCGGCCTATTAGTCCTGATGTGGCCATCTATAAGGAGGATAAGAGTTTCAATATGACTCGGACAGAAGTTCGGAGCCGTGTGGGAAATTCCCATCTAGGTCATGTTTTTACTGATGGTCCCAAGGAAAAAGGCGGCCTTCGCTATTGCATCAATAGTTTGTCTATTACCTTCATTCCCAAAGCAGAAATGAAAGAAAAGGGCTACGGTTATTTATTGGACTATGTCTGA
- a CDS encoding response regulator transcription factor produces MYAIMIVEDEELIRQGLTSLVDYEQFGMTVINQAENGREAWEKFQEQPADILLTDINMPQMNGLDLAHLVKEKSPSCHIIFLTGYDDFEFARKAIKLGADDYLLKPFSKDDIEEMLAKVKRKLDEERKKAQVEDLVSHGYSTDLEEAIHARLADSQLTLKNLAYQLGFSASYLSVLIKKKLGLSFQDYLIQERMKKAQLLLLTTDLKIYEIADQVGFEDMNYFSQRFKQVVGVTPRQYKKGEHE; encoded by the coding sequence ATGTACGCGATCATGATTGTGGAAGATGAAGAGCTTATCCGGCAGGGTCTGACTTCCTTAGTGGACTATGAACAGTTTGGAATGACCGTCATCAACCAGGCAGAAAATGGCCGTGAGGCCTGGGAGAAGTTTCAAGAGCAACCAGCCGATATCCTTCTAACTGATATCAATATGCCACAAATGAACGGCTTGGATCTGGCCCATCTCGTCAAAGAGAAGTCTCCGTCTTGTCATATCATTTTTTTGACAGGTTATGATGACTTTGAGTTTGCGAGAAAAGCCATCAAGTTAGGTGCAGATGATTATTTGCTGAAGCCTTTTTCAAAAGATGATATTGAAGAGATGTTAGCAAAGGTGAAAAGAAAACTCGATGAAGAGCGAAAGAAAGCGCAAGTCGAAGATTTGGTCAGTCATGGTTATTCGACAGACTTAGAAGAAGCCATTCATGCTCGTTTGGCAGATTCCCAGTTAACCCTAAAGAATCTGGCCTATCAACTTGGTTTCAGTGCCTCTTATCTAAGTGTATTGATCAAGAAAAAATTGGGACTCTCCTTCCAAGACTACCTCATTCAAGAGCGAATGAAGAAGGCTCAACTCTTGCTTCTCACGACAGATCTAAAGATTTATGAGATCGCCGATCAGGTGGGTTTTGAAGATATGAACTATTTTTCTCAACGCTTTAAGCAGGTTGTTGGGGTGACACCAAGGCAGTACAAAAAAGGAGAGCATGAATGA
- a CDS encoding cache domain-containing sensor histidine kinase, with protein MKRYPLLVQLVLYFFLFILLLFGLIGSLYYQTSSGTIRQLTERTTRNSIDQSSQFITSYLKKLKQTTTVLSKEQAVRQFAQDRSADQETVQHLMRTMIETDPDLVSAVLVTKDGRLVATDSKISMQTSSDMMNESWYQEAIKERAMPVLTPARKESLTSEKEKWVVSITQEVVDQAGQNLGVVRLDIGYDSLQAYLDHLQLGKQGFSFIINQKHEFVYHPKKAVYSSSQEMQAMQPYIAVKDGYAKEGQNFIYQVPIPNSDWTLIGVASLEGLQMLQSQLLYSFIGLGLLALIMCLIGITFVLRLWIKPLRDLQTIILRIGAGDANLRAAAKGSPELVDLAQAFNAMLDQIDNLMQQVKEEEHNARRYELRALSAQINPHFLYNTLDTIVWMAEFNDSRRVVDITKSLAQYFRLALNQGQEQILLSDEIDHVRQYLFIQKQRYGEKLHYEILEDERLGDYQLPKLVLQPLVENAIYHGIKEIDRPGLIRVTTEVSGDYACVSIFDNGRGFDLSESTDQPLLRLGGVGLNNVDQRLHLQFGEAYHMEIDSKANSYTKITLYLPLSSGNEYS; from the coding sequence ATGAAACGATACCCCTTGCTGGTTCAGCTGGTCCTCTACTTTTTTCTCTTCATTCTCTTGCTGTTTGGTCTTATCGGTAGCCTCTATTATCAAACGAGTTCAGGAACGATCCGCCAGCTAACGGAGCGGACGACAAGAAATAGTATTGATCAAAGCAGTCAGTTTATCACCTCCTATCTAAAAAAATTAAAGCAGACCACGACGGTTCTTAGCAAGGAACAGGCTGTTCGCCAATTTGCTCAAGATAGGAGTGCGGATCAAGAGACGGTTCAGCACTTGATGCGAACGATGATTGAAACGGATCCGGACCTGGTCTCAGCAGTCCTGGTGACCAAGGATGGACGTCTGGTAGCGACAGATTCCAAAATCAGCATGCAGACTTCATCAGATATGATGAATGAAAGCTGGTATCAAGAGGCGATTAAAGAAAGAGCCATGCCGGTCTTGACGCCAGCTCGAAAGGAATCCTTGACTTCGGAAAAAGAAAAATGGGTGGTTTCTATTACCCAAGAAGTGGTCGATCAGGCTGGTCAAAATCTCGGAGTAGTACGCTTGGATATTGGCTACGATAGCCTTCAGGCTTACTTGGATCACCTTCAACTAGGGAAACAAGGCTTTAGTTTTATCATTAATCAAAAGCATGAGTTTGTCTACCATCCTAAAAAGGCGGTCTATTCCTCCAGCCAAGAAATGCAGGCCATGCAGCCCTATATTGCTGTGAAAGATGGCTATGCTAAAGAAGGACAGAATTTTATCTATCAGGTTCCGATTCCAAATAGTGATTGGACCTTGATTGGAGTGGCTTCACTTGAAGGACTTCAGATGCTTCAGTCGCAGCTCCTGTACTCTTTCATTGGTCTAGGATTACTGGCCTTGATCATGTGTTTAATAGGGATTACCTTTGTTCTGCGTTTGTGGATCAAACCCTTACGAGACCTTCAGACTATCATTTTGAGGATTGGAGCAGGAGATGCCAACTTGAGGGCTGCAGCCAAAGGATCTCCAGAATTGGTCGACCTCGCTCAAGCTTTTAATGCCATGTTGGACCAAATCGATAACCTCATGCAACAGGTTAAGGAAGAGGAGCATAACGCACGGCGGTACGAGTTGCGGGCACTTTCGGCTCAGATTAATCCGCATTTTCTCTACAATACCTTGGATACGATTGTCTGGATGGCGGAGTTTAACGATAGTCGGCGCGTGGTCGATATCACTAAGTCTCTGGCTCAATATTTTCGACTGGCTCTTAACCAAGGCCAGGAACAAATCCTACTGAGTGATGAAATCGACCATGTCCGCCAGTATCTTTTCATTCAGAAGCAACGTTATGGAGAAAAGCTCCACTATGAAATTCTAGAAGATGAACGGTTGGGCGACTATCAGCTTCCAAAATTAGTGCTTCAGCCCTTAGTGGAAAATGCGATTTACCATGGTATTAAAGAGATCGATCGGCCAGGTCTCATTCGAGTGACAACTGAAGTCAGTGGAGACTACGCCTGCGTATCGATTTTTGACAATGGACGAGGGTTTGATTTATCAGAATCAACAGACCAACCCCTTCTTCGTTTAGGAGGTGTTGGCTTGAACAATGTGGACCAACGATTGCATCTTCAATTTGGCGAAGCCTATCATATGGAGATTGATTCTAAGGCCAATAGCTATACGAAAATCACTCTTTATTTGCCCCTTTCATCCGGCAATGAATATTCATAG
- a CDS encoding YutD family protein — translation MRKEIDPELYNYNKFPGPVFHQVGDQIRSENLSFELLKNEKEAFDATVFGQRFSEILTKFDYIVGDWSNEQLRLRGFYKEERDVATMDKLSRLDDYLLEYCSYGCAYFVLENKEPHRASFDKKSPVKKAQSEEREPKKRSRNRKQKDRFQKRERDKGQPANNSKKTRPSAETKKTTKTNNKRHFVIRQKEE, via the coding sequence ATGCGAAAAGAGATTGACCCTGAATTATATAATTACAATAAATTTCCTGGACCTGTCTTTCATCAGGTAGGAGACCAAATCCGTTCAGAAAACCTCTCCTTTGAGCTCTTGAAAAATGAGAAGGAAGCTTTTGATGCGACTGTTTTTGGTCAGCGATTTTCTGAGATTTTAACCAAGTTTGATTACATTGTTGGTGATTGGAGCAATGAGCAGTTGCGCTTGCGTGGCTTTTATAAAGAAGAACGCGATGTTGCAACGATGGATAAATTAAGTCGCTTAGACGATTATCTATTGGAATATTGTAGCTATGGTTGTGCTTATTTTGTCCTTGAAAATAAGGAGCCTCATCGTGCTTCTTTTGATAAGAAATCACCGGTCAAAAAAGCTCAATCAGAAGAAAGAGAGCCCAAGAAGCGTTCGCGCAATCGCAAACAAAAAGATCGTTTCCAAAAACGAGAACGCGACAAGGGACAACCAGCGAATAACTCGAAAAAAACAAGACCGTCTGCTGAAACGAAAAAAACAACGAAGACGAACAACAAACGTCATTTTGTGATTCGACAAAAAGAGGAGTAA